In Endozoicomonas sp. GU-1, one DNA window encodes the following:
- the accA gene encoding acetyl-CoA carboxylase carboxyl transferase subunit alpha — MNPNYLDFEQPIAELEAKIEELRLVSSDAELNITEEIATLQDKCRSLTDAIFSNLSSWQVAQLARHPRRPYTLDYIRHIFTEFDELHGDRHFADDPSIVGGMARLDGRPVMVIGHQKGREIEEKVRRNFGMPKPEGYRKACRLMEMAERFKMPILTFIDTPGAYPGIGAEERGQSEAIAYNLAVMSRLKVPVISTVIGEGGSGGALAIGVCDHLVMMGYSTYSVISPEGCASILWKKAEYASTAAEAMGVTAGRLQELGLVDTLVAEPLGGAHRDPEAAAASLQATLVDQLNMLSALDSDTLLENRYQKIRDFGAL; from the coding sequence ATGAACCCGAATTACCTGGACTTTGAACAGCCAATTGCTGAACTGGAAGCCAAGATAGAAGAGCTTAGGCTGGTCAGCAGCGATGCAGAGCTGAATATTACTGAAGAGATTGCCACACTGCAGGATAAGTGCCGCAGTCTGACGGATGCCATTTTCAGCAACCTTTCTTCCTGGCAGGTGGCCCAGCTGGCCCGGCACCCCAGAAGGCCCTACACGCTGGACTATATTCGCCATATTTTCACCGAGTTTGATGAACTCCATGGCGATCGCCATTTTGCTGATGACCCCTCCATTGTGGGTGGCATGGCCCGACTGGATGGTCGACCGGTGATGGTGATTGGTCATCAGAAGGGGCGTGAGATCGAAGAAAAAGTTCGCCGGAATTTCGGTATGCCCAAACCGGAAGGTTACCGTAAAGCCTGTCGGCTGATGGAAATGGCGGAACGTTTCAAGATGCCCATCCTGACCTTTATTGATACACCGGGCGCATACCCCGGTATTGGTGCCGAGGAACGTGGGCAGAGTGAGGCGATTGCCTACAACCTGGCGGTGATGTCCCGCTTGAAAGTGCCTGTGATTTCCACGGTGATCGGTGAGGGTGGTTCCGGTGGTGCCTTGGCCATTGGGGTTTGTGATCATCTGGTGATGATGGGGTATTCAACTTACTCTGTTATTTCCCCTGAGGGTTGTGCCTCCATTCTCTGGAAAAAAGCCGAGTACGCTTCTACCGCCGCAGAGGCCATGGGGGTAACTGCCGGGCGTTTACAGGAGCTGGGCCTGGTGGATACCCTGGTGGCAGAGCCATTGGGTGGTGCACACCGGGATCCTGAAGCAGCGGCTGCCAGTTTGCAAGCAACACTGGTGGATCAGCTGAACATGCTTTCGGCACTGGACAGCGATACCCTGCTGGAAAATCGTTACCAGAAAATCAGGGATTTTGGGGCGCTTTGA
- the tilS gene encoding tRNA lysidine(34) synthetase TilS has translation MIAKTMAKTSAEITSCHPLSPEWVLDQLSSSLQIPVSECPVTVAFSGGVDSTVLLHLLACLRDQGDIADVCAVHVHHGLSRYADQWAEHCHSVCEQWQIPLTIARVSLENDGYGLEQAARDARYQVFINAVEEGGCLLQGHHRDDQAETVLLRLFRGTGVDGVQGFPNKGPWVMGCCYGPY, from the coding sequence TTGATTGCGAAAACGATGGCAAAAACCAGCGCAGAGATCACTTCCTGTCACCCGCTCAGCCCTGAGTGGGTGCTTGATCAACTATCTTCAAGCCTGCAGATACCGGTCTCTGAATGTCCTGTAACGGTGGCATTCAGTGGCGGTGTTGACTCCACCGTTTTACTCCATTTGCTGGCCTGCCTGCGTGATCAGGGAGATATCGCTGATGTGTGTGCTGTTCATGTTCATCATGGTTTGAGCCGTTACGCTGATCAGTGGGCTGAGCACTGTCACTCGGTATGTGAACAGTGGCAGATACCGCTGACCATCGCCAGAGTTTCTCTGGAAAATGACGGCTATGGTCTGGAGCAGGCGGCCAGGGATGCGCGATACCAGGTATTTATCAATGCCGTGGAAGAGGGCGGCTGTCTGTTGCAGGGGCATCATCGGGATGATCAGGCAGAGACGGTTCTGCTCAGGTTATTCCGCGGGACCGGTGTTGATGGTGTTCAGGGATTCCCGAACAAAGGTCCCTGGGTAATGGGCTGTTGTTACGGCCCTTACTGA